From the genome of Uranotaenia lowii strain MFRU-FL chromosome 1, ASM2978415v1, whole genome shotgun sequence, one region includes:
- the LOC129740497 gene encoding proton channel OtopLc isoform X3: MVTGEMKVATVDVESSDNMATLPVGRTLTGGAGGGPTGGSGSQSDTAEKNNAANKEMELKNVMPKPLQRTSLFIVTSLVYAMLLIVVCVAYVICDVTTHRLPVIYYEGFFTYLYGASILFLLYVFCFLLQESSCCNGKPKPPKEKKPKKEKKPKKGDAETGAAGKDGKDGAGKDAAGKDGKDSGKGAKEEKSSKTSSKPSPYQESTPDPEVALSPRCKRKTTQDPAHGSFFLRVGAIAFGLGTMIYTGLEFGSFFEIPFTSPCHQILRGVNPLLQMIFTFMQMYFIFMNARLNIHRFKVLARFGLMHIVATNVCVWIRTLVLESLKEITAYHQRRGPEPEDSAILENIRQHSLRNAGMVMGTELGPREDTEWEPISVNMNAHEDLSQESSVLSKMVQTVTEAVTTIRATTTTSTSTSTTTPSTTTAAQTTTASTIKNAAANLFDRIRDVVVTESTSTSTTTSTTQNSDFDLLSTSSTAAPSTTTHEGSFVDQFADHVDYLQRNNSLEHTYESLESLFPQAFIATSTAISSNGTAVSCGRVNIMGTIVQDSAPYLYPFIIEYSLIGAAVIYVMWKHIGRYPKFTNEEDLEHRLEVMLSRRAVAMAQRARTGRVDCVGASKGLFFGLLLLVGSLICLILFFVLVRHPQLSLLAIYLADASHSILMALSILAIIIGFIRVQNLKFRCEEQSNLNDILLRVSAFGLFIYSTFSVIAGSLNAMESEPNLLVMVTGVVAVLQVVLQLLFIADVSRRRVHLPEHDRSKPGRQIVTFLLICNVSMFAIYTFEAQKVFANPVQLDFYGFIAWSLIQRVTLPLCIFHRFHSAVTLAEVWKTTYKARLE, from the exons AACCTCACTATTCATCGTAACTAGTCTAGTCTACGCGATGCTGCTGATAGTGGTTTGCGTCGCGTACGTAATTTGTGACGTCACCACCCACCGCCTGCCCGTCATCTACTACGAGGGATTCTTCACCTACCTGTACGGGGCCAGTATACTGTTCTTGCTGTATGTGTTCTGCTTCCTGCTGCAAG AGAGCTCTTGTTGCAATGGAAAGCCCAAACCACCGAAGGAAAAGAAACCAAAGAAGGAGAAAAaaccaaagaaaggagacgcgGAAACTGGAGCAGCCGGAAAGGACGGTAAAGACGGCGCCGGAAAAGATGCTGCTGGAAAGGATGGCAAGGATTCCGGCAAGGGAGCGAAGGaagaaaaatcaagcaaaaccTCATCCAAACCCAGCCCATATCAG GAATCTACACCGGATCCGGAAGTTGCTCTATCGCCACGCTGCAAACGCAAAACCACCCAAGATCCAGCCCATGGAAGTTTCTTCCTTCGCGTCGGTGCCATCG CTTTCGGTTTGGGTACAATGATCTACACCGGTTTGGAGTTTGGCTCATTTTTCGAGATTCCATTCACCTCGCCCTGCCATCAGATTCTTCGTGGCGTGAACCCTCTGCTGCAGATGATCTTCACCTTTATGCAGATGTACTTCATCTTCATGAACGCTAGG CTGAATATCCATCGTTTCAAAGTGCTGGCTCGCTTTGGTTTGATGCACATTGTGGCCACCAATGTTTGCGTTTGGATCCGTACCTTGGTGCTGGAGTCGTTGAAGGAGATTACTGCCTACCATCAGCGTCGCGGACCGGAACCCGAAGACAGCGCCATTCTGGAGAATATCCGACAGCATTCGCTCCGTAATGCCGGTATGGTGATGGGCACCGAACTAGGACCACGTGAAGATACCGAATGGGAACCGATTAGCGTAAACATGAACGCCCACGAAGATCTGTCCCAGGAAAGCAGTGTCCTATCGAAGATGGTACAAACCGTTACCGAAGCAGTAACTACGATTCGTGCCACAACCACCACCTCGACTAGCACTTCGACAACTACACCGAGCACAACTACAGCCGCGCAAACCACTACCGCAAGCACAATTAAGAACGCTGCCGCCAATTTGTTCGACCGTATTCGAGATGTTGTGGTGACGGAAAGTACTTCCACTTCTACCACGACGTCAACTACGCAGAACTCCGACTTCGATTTGCTCTCGACATCTAGCACGGCTGCACCTTCGACGACTACCCATGAGGGATCTTTCGTGGATCAGTTTGCCGATCATGTTGATTATCTGCAACGTAACAACAGCCTGGAACACACATACGAATCGCTGGAATCGTTGTTCCCGCAGGCCTTCATTGCTACATCAACGGCTATTTCCAGCAATGGAACCGCGGTCAGCTGTGGTCGCGTCAACATCATGGGAACTATCGTGCAGGACTCGGCTCCCTACTTGTATCCGTTTATCATCGAATACTCGCTGATTGGTGCCGCTGTTATCTACGTCATGTGGAAGCATATTGGACGATACCCTAA GTTCACTAACGAAGAAGATTTGGAGCACCGTTTGGAGGTTATGCTGTCACGTCGGGCCGTAGCCATGGCACAAAGAGCGCGTACCGGTCGTGTTGATTGCGTTGGAGCTTCCAAGGGACTGTTCTTCGGCTTGTTGCTGCTTGTTGGCTCCTTGATTTGTCTGATTCTGTTCTTCGTACTGGTTAGACACCCGCAGTTGTCTTTGCTGGCTATCTATCTAGCTGATGCTTCGCATAGCATCTTGATGGCTCTCTCGATCTTGGCTATTATCATTGGATTCATTCG cgttcaaaatttgaagttcCGGTGCGAAGAGCAGAGCAATCTGAACGACATCCTGCTGCGCGTTTCGGCTTTTGGTTTGTTCATCTACTCGACCTTCAGCGTTATTGCCGGCTCGTTGAATGCTATGGAAAGCGAACCAAATCTTCTGGTTATGGTCACTGGAGTTGTTGCTGTGCTACAGGTCGTCCTGCAGCTACTGTTCATCGCTGACGTCTCTCGTCGTCGGGTCCATCTACCGGAGCATGACCGCAGCAAACCAGGCCGTCAGATCGTTACATTCCTGCTCATTTGCAACGTTTCCATGTTCGCCATCTACACTTTCGAGGCCCAGAAAGTCTTTGCTAATCCC GTTCAATTGGACTTCTACGGATTTATCGCCTGGTCCTTGATTCAACGCGTCACACTACCTTTGTGTATCTTCCACCGTTTCCACAGCGCCGTTACTCTAGCTGAAGTCTGGAAGACCACTTACAAAGCCCGCCTGGAGTAA